The following is a genomic window from Candidatus Kapaibacterium sp..
CAAGTAGCACCCATCGCCATCAAGTGTGATGAGATTCGAGCCATTTCCGAAACCAAAACACGAATCCATTGTGCACGAGGCGATGCTTCTATACCAAGCGAGTTCTCGATAGCGAGGGCAATCGCAGTGTTGTTGGACATTGGCGAAAGATAGTCTAATCGGTCGGTATGCGGTATAAATTCGTGATAAGTCACGTTCTCGGCTAATTTTTCGTAACCGCGATGCAAATAACCTAACTCGGGCACACAGCGCAAAATTGTTTCACCTTCGAGGCGAAGCAAAACACGCAATACACCATGAGTAGCGGGATGTTGGGGTCCCATATTCAAAATCATATCATTATCGAGCGCATCATCGAACGTGATGTTTGTATCACCGTCCATCAGACGCTTATAAATTTTATCTTGACGAATAGCCGTTATCTTGTCTATTTCCGCTTGAGTTCTTACATTCATACTTTTCTCCAAATCTCAGAGTTCTTTTTCAAAATTCAATCACAATTTACAAAAATTCAGATTCTAAAATAAAGAATTTATGCGAAAATATGAAATAAATTATCAACTTAGTCATAAATTGAACCAAAACCCCAACATCACCACAAAATTCCTTCATACTGAAGAAGGGTTTTCAGGCGGCTCTTCATCATAGAAATTCTTCTGCAAATCTTCTTTCAGTCTAATCTTCCGGCTGAAAGACATTCGCGAAGATTTCTCGCGGTCAAACATTCTCTTTACATCCGCCGCACTTGAATTGAAAATCAGAGTGTTATCAATTGAAATTGAAAAAGCAGACCTATTGACATCATGATTGGCACCAATGTAAGTAAAAGTCCAATTCTTAGTTTTGAGTTCTTCAACCATGTTTTTGATATTTCGGCTGTTGTACTCCCGAGATGAATTTTCTTCGCCATCGGTCAAAATCGTGACCAAGACGTTGTAATCAGTCATGTCGAGCAAAGTAACTCTGAGTTTGTTGATGCTGTATCCCATAGCATCGTAAAGCGGAGTCGATGAATTGGGCTGATATTTCCGTTCGTCAATCGGCTGAATTGTTGCAACGGGTTGGTTGAACAGAAGAGTCTTGATACCGACACCGTTGAAAGTAACAAATGAAACAAAATGCTCTTGCTCTGTAAATTGCTTTTCGACTTCCTGAATCGTTTGAATAATCTCGTTGAATCCGCTGATAGTAGAGTGTTTGATAGAGTCCATACTGCCGCTTTCATCCAAAATAATCAGGTTGAATACTTTGTGTTTCGTTTCCATAATGCCATACTCCAAAATAAAAATGGTACAATTACAATAGCAAAACTACATTTTTATATGTCGTATTTTGACGTTTGTGAAATGGGTAGATAATAAAAAAGTCTTGATAAATGTAAAGAAAATACAAATCCCCCTGCTCGCAAGCACGATTTCCACCTTTGCCAAAGAGGAATTAAGGGGATTTCTTACTAATTTCTCGGCGATGCTTTTCTCTCACCCAAACTGGATTATGAGGAAGTAAACGAGCAATGCTAAGAAAATATGGTAGATGATGTTTGGGAAAACGATTTTAAGTACTCGCATCTTGAAGCCCAAAAAAGCGAACAAGGCGCCTACTAAGAACCACACGAAGTAGTTCTGCAATGGTACTATATCATTGACCCATGACCAATAGTAAATTCTAATTGCAGCGGGTTCCATCAGGAAGTCGAAAAACATCATCGTAAACCCAATTATGATGGACTTGATTAGTGTAGGAATGCCGTTGAGATTGATTCTTGATGTTTTTTGGAGTATGGCATAAGATGATACAAGTGCTAAAAACCATACAAAACCAAGTGCAATCGGAACATTGTAAAGTGTTGGTTGCAAAATATCGTTATAGTTGTACGAACCGAATATTGTTTTCGTCCGCACTCCCAAAAGTTGTAATGACCACGCCACAACGACGACGATTATAAAATAAATGATGAAGTTGTTGCGGAGGTTTGGTTGGTCAATGATGCCTGCTTTGTTGGGTTGTGGTAATTTATATTTTCTCAAAATTTCCCAAAAAGCCAAAATGGATAGGAAAATCAAAATCGGACCCGACAGAGGTCTGGTAATTTCGGAATAAACATCAATAACTTGACAGACTGCCAAAATAATCAGCACAATGTAAATAACAATGATTTTAAAAATATCATTATCTATGAAATTTATGAACGCTGAGTTCTTCTTTCTTACCATACAAATCTTATCCTTCTAAGTTTTTTTAAGTGATTCGTGGCTATTCCACTCCGCAAAACAAGTTTCACGAGATGTTATGTTATATTCGCCACATATAACAAATTTCAGCCAACATATGTAAAAATTTCATACTACATTCAAAAATATAGACAAAACTAAGAAATTTCTACGAATTGCCACAAAAAAAAAATCAATATTCAAAAATTCAATTTACGGGAGCAGCCTTACACCCAATCCAACAGAAATTCTGCGTGATGCGTCGGGTCTCAGTGTACTCATAACATTTTTGCCGTCTATCACCATCACAGACGAGCCTCCCCCATCAAGATTCATAGCATCATAGCATCCAAGCGATTTCATTATCATCGCCATATCTTTCAGATTTGCTCCCTTTACGAAATTGCTTCTCGAAGTCGTTTGCACAGTAACTAAGTACAGTTTAGTTTTATCTTTGCTATATCCGACTGCAGTTCGCGATAAGGCACGATTGATGAATCTTTTCCCTTTTGAACCCTCTTTCAGGGCTTCGTGTTGAGCTTTGCCATCTCTTACAAGCCTTGGTGTGGCACTAAGACCATTTCGGAATTGAACTTTCGTCTGAACATCAGTTTTATAGGATAAGGTCAAGGTATCGCCCAGCATTGGAAACATATCGTAGGGAACATTTATGCCGTAGGACAAAACTGCCGACATTGTATCAATTGCCATCAATCCGGTATCAATCGCCATCACAACGCATTTAATTGATTTATTGATTGCAGGATGGTCAAGGTACTTCAACTTGCATTTGATAAGTGAGTTTTCCAAAGAATTTCCACGCTTTTCGGTGACTAACTCCTGTCTGAGCATTTCAGGGTCTATATCGAATTCTGTCGAATCAATTTCGAACATTTCATTCATAGCCACCGCCATACGTGTAGCAATTTCATCCTCAAGCTTTTGCATTTGCACGTGTGGCACTTCGGTTCCGCCATACTTGTTATAGAGCACAATCTCGAGCGAGTCGCGTCTGCGGTTTACCCGATTGAGAATGATTTCGTTTCCGTTTTTGAGTTCGATTTTTCCTGTGATTTTGTAATTATCTATGAAAGGTTTGCCCACTGAATCGAAATAAATTCCTGACCACTCCTTATATGGATTCAATTCGACGATTTCACCATCAATGAAACAGGCTCCTATCGGGTTATTTGTATAAGCCTTCCAAAAGCTGCCATTGATAGCTCCAAGGATTTTTCCTTCATTGATTGAATCTGAATGAGTGATAATATCGTGCAATTTGGCAAGTTCTAAAGTATGGCTTCCGGCTTTTAAAACTGTCGGGACAAGCAAATGGTTTAGCAAATTCACTTCAAGTACATGCACGGCAAATTTTGTCTTTTGATTTCCCATCATTATTTTTTTGTAGCTCAATCCGTCTGCAAGTGAAATTTCCGTTTCGATATTATGCTTGTAAGCTAAGGGTACTTGGGCATAAAGCTCTGTAGAAGTAAAAAGCATCAAAAAGCTAAGATATAGTAAAAATATGAATCTCATGTTGTTGCGAATAATTATCTTTTAAGTTCGTTATTGGTAAAAATCATATTTCAAATTTAAGGGATAAAAAATGGAATTCAGTACAATAATCTTTGAAAAACAAGAGAATTTTGCAATTATCACTCTAAACCGTCCGGACAAACTAAACGCACTCAACAATCAACTCTTCACGGAATTAGACCAAATCATCACAGAAGTCGAAAAAGATGCGGGCATCAAAGCTCTCATACTGACGGGTTCGGGCGAAAAAGCCTTTGCAGCAGGAGCCGACATCACCGAGCTTCACGAATGTGATACGCGAACAGGGAAATTGTTCTCCGAATTTGGTTCGGGTGTTATGGCGCGACTCGAAAATCTGAGCATTCCCGTGATTGCTGCTGTCAATGGTTTTGCACTTGGCGGCGGATGTGAACTCACTCTTGCTTGCCATATTCGCTATGCAAGCAATAATGCGAAGTTCGGGCAGCCTGAAGTTAATCTTGGCATTATTCCCGGATATGGTGGCACACAGCGTTTACCCAAAATAGTAGGCAAAGCACGCGCTATCGAGCTAATTTTGACAGGTGATTTGATTGGTGCAGATGAAGCATATAGAATTGGCTTGGTGAACAAAGTTTTTGAAGTTGGCGAATTACTCCCCAAAACTATTGAATTGGTCAATAAAATGCTCACCAAAGGTACATTGGCTTTATCTGCGGCAGTAGATGCAATCAATGCATCGGAAAGGCTCTCGCCAAAAGAAGGCTTAGATTATGAGTCTCGTTTATTTGGCAGAACTTGCGGTACGAGTGATTTTAAAGAAGGAACGCTTGCTTTTATCGAAAAACGCAAAGCGAATTTTGACGGAAATTAAAAGTGTTTGATGTAGGCTGAAACAGGCATCTGCAACAATTGCAGGTGCTTTTTTTTGCAAAAAAAAATGCCTTACTATCGGGGGGAACTGACAGCAAGGCATGCAGCATAAAGAGGAAGTGACAACTTGCGTTGTCGAGCGAAAGACGAGACTCGAACTCGCGACCCCAACCTTGGCAAGGTTGTGCTCTACCAACTGAGCTACTTTCGCTTGCACGCTCATTCATTTATAAGCGGATTCAAAAATAAGAAATTTTTCTCACAATCACAATTATTTTTTCAAATAAATCAAAAAAAACTTAAAATTTGCTCTTAAAAATCTCAATACATTTATTTTTCACTTCATCAAAGTCAACTTCCGTGCCAATTTCCTTAGAAATCGAGGTGACTTCTTTGTCAGTTATTCCGCAAGGAATGATGTAGAAAAATTCGTTCAGGTTGTTTTTGACATTCAAAGCAAAGCCGTGAGAGGTGACCCAGCGCGAGCAGTGCATACCAATCGCACATATCTTACGTTTTGATTCGAGCCACACACCTGTAAGCCCTTCTACCCTATCGCCGACTATGCCATAGGAAGCAATTGTTTGGATGATACAATCTTCGATTTCACGCAAGAACCAGTGCAAATCTTGCTTGTATTGCTTCAGGTCGAATATCGGATAGCCAACTAATTGTCCGGGATTATGCAAAGTAACGTCTCCCCCACGGTCGTTTTGAATAACGTCCACACCTAAGCTTTTGAGAAAATCTACAGACACATTAATATTGCCCTCTTTGGTTGCCCTACCGGCTGTAATCACAGTCGGGTGCTCGCAAACGACAAATGTACTGCTTTCTTCACCCGATTGAATCTTGGCTACGAGTTGCTTTTGACGCTCCCAAGCTTCCATGTATCCAATCAATCCCCAATCTTCAATTTTTATCATTTTTTAATTTTCATCATTAATAATCATTACAAAATTACGAAAAAAGGCTCATTTGCGGATTGAGAAATCGGTCTCAAAGCCCAAATTGCTTCTTGAAATCGTCGTAGCTCTCGAAATCGTCCTTGTACTTGAGGTATTCTTCGTAAATTTCATCTCGCGGAGTGAAATCAAAAGTTTTTGAGATGTTAGCATGCAAAGTAAAGCTATTTGTGAGTTGAGTGCCATTCACGTACTTATAAATCGGAATTTCGCCTCCTAATCGAAAAGCCCAAGATTTGTGGTGGTAACTAATTTGTGGAGATACAATAAACATATAAGAACCCGTATTGTTCAAGGTTGAATCATTGATGTTATCCGAATTTCTGAATGAATTACGAAGTTCGACATGAGAAATAAAAT
Proteins encoded in this region:
- a CDS encoding VWA domain-containing protein, yielding METKHKVFNLIILDESGSMDSIKHSTISGFNEIIQTIQEVEKQFTEQEHFVSFVTFNGVGIKTLLFNQPVATIQPIDERKYQPNSSTPLYDAMGYSINKLRVTLLDMTDYNVLVTILTDGEENSSREYNSRNIKNMVEELKTKNWTFTYIGANHDVNRSAFSISIDNTLIFNSSAADVKRMFDREKSSRMSFSRKIRLKEDLQKNFYDEEPPENPSSV
- a CDS encoding carotenoid biosynthesis protein gives rise to the protein MVRKKNSAFINFIDNDIFKIIVIYIVLIILAVCQVIDVYSEITRPLSGPILIFLSILAFWEILRKYKLPQPNKAGIIDQPNLRNNFIIYFIIVVVVAWSLQLLGVRTKTIFGSYNYNDILQPTLYNVPIALGFVWFLALVSSYAILQKTSRINLNGIPTLIKSIIIGFTMMFFDFLMEPAAIRIYYWSWVNDIVPLQNYFVWFLVGALFAFLGFKMRVLKIVFPNIIYHIFLALLVYFLIIQFG
- the lipB gene encoding lipoyl(octanoyl) transferase LipB; translation: MIKIEDWGLIGYMEAWERQKQLVAKIQSGEESSTFVVCEHPTVITAGRATKEGNINVSVDFLKSLGVDVIQNDRGGDVTLHNPGQLVGYPIFDLKQYKQDLHWFLREIEDCIIQTIASYGIVGDRVEGLTGVWLESKRKICAIGMHCSRWVTSHGFALNVKNNLNEFFYIIPCGITDKEVTSISKEIGTEVDFDEVKNKCIEIFKSKF
- a CDS encoding enoyl-CoA hydratase-related protein, coding for MEFSTIIFEKQENFAIITLNRPDKLNALNNQLFTELDQIITEVEKDAGIKALILTGSGEKAFAAGADITELHECDTRTGKLFSEFGSGVMARLENLSIPVIAAVNGFALGGGCELTLACHIRYASNNAKFGQPEVNLGIIPGYGGTQRLPKIVGKARAIELILTGDLIGADEAYRIGLVNKVFEVGELLPKTIELVNKMLTKGTLALSAAVDAINASERLSPKEGLDYESRLFGRTCGTSDFKEGTLAFIEKRKANFDGN
- a CDS encoding phosphodiester glycosidase family protein, which encodes MRFIFLLYLSFLMLFTSTELYAQVPLAYKHNIETEISLADGLSYKKIMMGNQKTKFAVHVLEVNLLNHLLVPTVLKAGSHTLELAKLHDIITHSDSINEGKILGAINGSFWKAYTNNPIGACFIDGEIVELNPYKEWSGIYFDSVGKPFIDNYKITGKIELKNGNEIILNRVNRRRDSLEIVLYNKYGGTEVPHVQMQKLEDEIATRMAVAMNEMFEIDSTEFDIDPEMLRQELVTEKRGNSLENSLIKCKLKYLDHPAINKSIKCVVMAIDTGLMAIDTMSAVLSYGINVPYDMFPMLGDTLTLSYKTDVQTKVQFRNGLSATPRLVRDGKAQHEALKEGSKGKRFINRALSRTAVGYSKDKTKLYLVTVQTTSRSNFVKGANLKDMAMIMKSLGCYDAMNLDGGGSSVMVIDGKNVMSTLRPDASRRISVGLGVRLLP